From a region of the Fibrobacter sp. genome:
- the mtgA gene encoding monofunctional biosynthetic peptidoglycan transglycosylase, translating into MEKIRKIKDGLLRFVKWFPTTWFAKTVKWIYRIINLIIRQVLLIAIIYSAVFTIAASVVLYKAFIYGYNIYDGVEQLKDDQPEMSKYMEALQDSNPGIQIKHVYVPLDSISPYLRKAVIASEDAGFYFHPGFDIRAIAEALDANQVAGKTKFGGSTITQQLAKNLFLSGERSFNRKFKELAYALLMEHELGKDRILELYLNYAQWGKDIFGCQAACQAYYRKSCSKLSVDQAINMAAMLAAPAKHHPNMRESQFMAKRRAVIYQNMFPKKDSVLVDSLRQLMAPPASSASQTAP; encoded by the coding sequence ATGGAAAAGATCCGAAAAATCAAGGACGGCCTGCTCCGTTTCGTTAAGTGGTTCCCTACGACTTGGTTTGCGAAAACGGTTAAGTGGATATACAGGATTATCAACCTTATTATCCGTCAGGTGCTTCTCATTGCCATTATCTATTCCGCTGTGTTCACTATTGCGGCATCCGTTGTCCTGTACAAGGCCTTTATCTATGGCTACAACATCTACGATGGGGTGGAACAGCTTAAGGACGACCAGCCTGAAATGAGTAAGTACATGGAGGCCCTGCAGGATTCCAACCCCGGTATCCAGATCAAGCATGTCTACGTACCTTTGGATTCCATAAGCCCCTATCTGCGTAAGGCCGTCATAGCCAGTGAGGATGCCGGATTCTATTTCCACCCGGGCTTTGATATTCGAGCTATTGCCGAAGCGCTGGATGCAAACCAGGTGGCCGGCAAGACCAAGTTCGGCGGTTCTACCATTACCCAGCAGTTGGCCAAGAACCTTTTCCTGAGTGGAGAACGTTCCTTCAACAGAAAGTTCAAGGAACTGGCCTATGCGCTCCTGATGGAACATGAACTAGGTAAGGATCGAATTTTGGAATTGTATTTGAACTACGCCCAGTGGGGCAAGGACATCTTTGGCTGTCAGGCCGCCTGCCAGGCCTACTACAGAAAGAGCTGTTCCAAGCTCAGTGTAGACCAGGCCATCAACATGGCGGCGATGCTTGCTGCTCCGGCCAAGCACCACCCGAACATGCGGGAAAGCCAGTTTATGGCCAAGCGCCGTGCAGTAATCTACCAGAACATGTTCCCCAAGAAGGATAG
- the murB gene encoding UDP-N-acetylmuramate dehydrogenase, which translates to MNVIANEPMSAHTSFKVGGPAKYYVKAESIDDVKEAIGFAKGKELPYFILGNGTNLLVSDQGYDGVIITLGKFFSDTQDLGDGKLKVGAGASLGGFARKTIKMGLNGIHKLAGVPGSLGGAIYMNAGAYGQEICQTCVEVESLCADGSIRVRNVAECGFSYRHSLFQELNAKQGTSEIILSATFQLTTSEISGKDSYTLETEMQECMAKRKASQPLNMPNAGSTFKRLDVGAEGMPQQIAPGYYIEQSGLKGYRIGGAEVSTLHANFLVNAGGATASDIKSLSEYVQKTVAERFGIQLQREIILLGKF; encoded by the coding sequence ATGAATGTTATAGCAAACGAGCCCATGAGCGCCCACACTTCATTCAAGGTGGGTGGACCAGCCAAGTACTACGTAAAAGCGGAATCCATCGACGATGTGAAGGAAGCCATTGGCTTTGCTAAGGGCAAGGAACTTCCCTATTTCATTCTCGGCAACGGAACAAACCTACTGGTTTCGGACCAGGGCTACGACGGTGTCATTATCACCTTGGGAAAATTCTTTTCCGATACCCAGGACTTGGGTGACGGAAAACTGAAGGTGGGCGCAGGAGCATCTCTCGGAGGATTCGCCCGCAAGACCATCAAGATGGGACTAAACGGAATCCACAAGCTGGCTGGCGTCCCGGGAAGCCTAGGCGGCGCAATCTACATGAACGCAGGAGCCTACGGTCAAGAAATCTGTCAAACCTGCGTAGAGGTTGAGAGCCTTTGCGCCGACGGCAGCATTCGCGTAAGAAATGTTGCAGAATGCGGTTTTAGCTACCGTCACAGCCTTTTCCAGGAATTGAACGCAAAGCAAGGAACCTCAGAGATTATCTTGTCTGCAACATTCCAATTAACGACATCCGAAATTTCCGGCAAGGATAGTTACACACTGGAAACTGAAATGCAGGAATGCATGGCCAAGCGCAAGGCAAGCCAGCCGCTGAACATGCCCAACGCAGGTTCCACCTTCAAGCGTCTTGACGTTGGCGCAGAAGGAATGCCTCAGCAAATCGCCCCGGGCTATTACATTGAGCAATCCGGCCTGAAAGGGTATCGCATCGGTGGTGCAGAAGTCAGCACCCTTCACGCGAACTTCCTTGTAAACGCAGGGGGCGCTACCGCAAGCGATATCAAGAGCCTTAGCGAGTACGTACAAAAAACTGTAGCTGAAAGATTTGGTATTCAGCTACAGCGCGAAATTATTCTTCTCGGAAAATTCTAG
- a CDS encoding VanZ family protein, which translates to MFESLFRKYPFFRVIPAVLCMAIIFKISSMTSEDLKDFPHVWDKLAHCCEYATLAGCISLWWVRNTWLKKVWLRVLIVVVLTLAYGCTDEFHQSFVEGRDSSALDLVADTVGGLVGATVYALICRLLNKFDPLPDIAPVKDDEDE; encoded by the coding sequence ATGTTTGAATCCCTGTTTAGAAAGTATCCGTTCTTCCGTGTGATTCCCGCTGTGCTCTGCATGGCAATTATCTTCAAGATTTCTTCCATGACCAGCGAAGACCTGAAGGATTTTCCTCATGTATGGGATAAGCTGGCACATTGCTGCGAGTACGCCACCTTGGCGGGATGTATTTCCCTCTGGTGGGTTCGCAATACCTGGCTCAAGAAAGTCTGGTTGCGAGTCTTGATTGTGGTTGTGCTTACGCTGGCTTATGGCTGCACGGATGAATTCCACCAGAGCTTTGTCGAAGGTCGTGACAGCAGTGCCCTGGATCTTGTCGCTGATACAGTGGGCGGCCTTGTAGGCGCAACAGTTTACGCCCTAATTTGCAGGCTGTTAAATAAGTTTGATCCCTTGCCGGATATTGCTCCGGTCAAGGATGACGAAGACGAATAG
- a CDS encoding CHC2 zinc finger domain-containing protein has product MTNEELKQFKSAISITAVAQSLGVDVVRGKCRCFFPQRHVHGDRTPSVSVSEERGSFRCWVCDDVRGDVISLVQLLKDCSFTEALDWLMMQYPFLVPEGAKRPVVTSGAKPSVTANKVVQPPPEVVHPEPPKELIPEDERRKVILSFLKRLSPVDNTPAAAWLARRKIFKPVWDRMLLRTITNYDAVNKSLKADYSMEILQYVGLFNDKGNLRYYKHPLFFPYLDKEHHCFYFQARAIDSTVQPKELLLRGTVPYPYNMSALDQKPGWVYLCEGCIDTLTFLGQNINAVGIPGVRNFKPHWLELFKNKNVVLCLDHDDAGRAGMDYIGNLFTQAGIRNVILGEGMENLPTAMKEGQDINDWFGGKK; this is encoded by the coding sequence ATGACTAACGAGGAACTTAAACAATTTAAGTCGGCTATTTCCATTACGGCTGTTGCCCAGTCATTGGGCGTTGATGTCGTCCGTGGCAAGTGCCGCTGTTTCTTTCCTCAGCGTCATGTTCATGGGGATCGAACTCCGTCTGTTTCCGTATCTGAGGAACGAGGCTCTTTTCGCTGTTGGGTTTGCGACGATGTTCGCGGTGATGTTATTTCCCTTGTCCAGCTTTTAAAGGATTGCTCGTTTACCGAGGCCTTGGATTGGCTGATGATGCAGTATCCTTTCCTTGTTCCCGAGGGAGCGAAAAGGCCTGTGGTAACTTCGGGCGCAAAGCCTTCGGTAACGGCAAACAAGGTTGTTCAGCCCCCGCCAGAAGTTGTTCATCCTGAGCCGCCGAAGGAGTTGATTCCCGAGGACGAACGACGTAAGGTCATTCTGTCTTTCTTGAAACGGCTTTCTCCGGTGGATAATACTCCCGCTGCAGCCTGGCTTGCCCGTCGTAAAATTTTCAAGCCGGTATGGGATCGCATGCTGTTGCGGACCATTACGAATTACGATGCGGTAAACAAGAGCCTAAAGGCTGACTACAGCATGGAAATTCTGCAGTACGTGGGGTTGTTTAATGATAAGGGCAACCTGCGTTACTACAAGCATCCGCTGTTTTTCCCTTACCTTGATAAGGAGCATCACTGCTTTTATTTTCAGGCCCGAGCCATAGACAGTACGGTGCAACCGAAGGAACTTCTTTTGCGGGGAACTGTTCCCTATCCTTACAATATGTCTGCACTCGACCAGAAACCTGGATGGGTTTATTTGTGCGAAGGCTGCATCGATACGCTGACCTTTTTAGGGCAGAACATAAACGCTGTCGGTATTCCGGGCGTTAGGAACTTTAAGCCCCATTGGCTGGAATTGTTCAAGAATAAAAATGTGGTTCTTTGCCTTGACCACGACGATGCCGGACGTGCAGGAATGGACTATATTGGCAATTTGTTCACACAGGCTGGCATTAGAAATGTTATTCTTGGTGAAGGAATGGAAAACCTGCCCACAGCCATGAAAGAAGGGCAGGACATCAACGACTGGTTCGGGGGTAAAAAGTAA